From Portunus trituberculatus isolate SZX2019 chromosome 50, ASM1759143v1, whole genome shotgun sequence, the proteins below share one genomic window:
- the LOC123499684 gene encoding uncharacterized protein LOC123499684, whose protein sequence is MEDAEPNDRRTTAISREEVKQALKRMSDGKATGPDNIPVEGSSLSPYLFNLLMDDSVQNIKEEAPWAMLFADDIVLVDESKDGVERKLERWRGALEERGLRISQEKTEYLNFNGRQESEVWTQDMKLKGVKEFRYLGSHISADGNLDGEIIHRIQSGWKNWKRTTGVLCDRKISARTLPVSTTPCRGGEVVAGTTMLYTTARESTHPPQQLRAQSRGRMKTVIVFCAFCLFVLVAAIVFYKASEDVQCAGSYTVR, encoded by the exons ATGGAGGATGCGGAACCAAATGACAGGAGAACAACAGCAATTTCAAGGGAGGAAGTCAAACAAGCATTGAAAAGGATGAGTGATGGGAAGGCAACAGGGCCAGATAACATACCTGtagag GGATCTTCTCTGAGCCCATATCTGTTCAACCTACTCATGGATGATAGTGTTCagaatataaaggaggaggcacCGTGGGCCATGTTGTTCGCGGATGACATCGTCTTGGTGGATGAAAGTAAAGATGGTGTagagagaaagttggagagatggCGAGGAGCATTGGAagagagaggtttgagaatTAGTCAGGAGAAGACGGAGTATCTGAATTTTAATGGTCGACAGGAGAGTGAAGTATGGACGCAAGATATGAAGTTAAAGGGTGTCAAGGAGTTCAGATACTTGGGCTCTCATATATCAGCGGACGGCAACCTGGATGGAGAGATCATTCACCGTATCCAATCGGGCTGGAAGAATTGGAAAAGAACAACTGGAGTGCTCTGTGACCGAAAAATTAGTgcaaga ACATTGCCTGTGTCCACCACCCCTTGCCGGGGAGGGGAAGTGGTAGCGGGAACCACCATGCTCTACACGACCGCTAGAGAATCCACACATCCACCCCAGCAACTCAGGGCGCAGAGCAGAGGGCGCATGAAAACTGTCATAGTGTTTTgtgctttttgtttgtttgtgctagtagcagcaatagtttTTTATAAGGCTAGTGAGGACGTGCAGTGTGCTGGGAGCTACACTgtccgctga